The genomic region CGGCCACAGCATATACAAAAACTAGTTTTCAAACAGAAATAATATTGAATCTACTTTGACATTAGGGACTACGCGCTGGAATCCCAACTCTCATCGTCCGATCTTGATAGACGTCTCTGAGATCATTTTACTCACAGTTACTAGTAGCGACCATTGAGTGTGAAAAGACCTTTTTACCCTTACAAAGCTTTAAAACTGTAAAATTTATTAAAGTTCGTGCTTTCTCTTCTCTCATTCGCGTTTTCACCTTTCTCCATCGCGTTTCTTCTGTTCGATCTCAAATCAACGGCCAAGACTAACGGCTATCTGACACGGTGTGGTATTGGAACGTAGGCGAACGCGATCCCGGTGTTCTCTACTCTTTAGTTTCATTTTAAAGGATATAAGTCTGTAGAACAAACAACATAGGTATAATCATTTCAAAACAAAGAGAGCAAAGAGAGGGAGAAGGTGAACATTTATAAGGTACAAGCTTTATAGTTTACAGACAAATAGTTAGATCACATAGGTGCGTATGACATCTACAAAAGCTGGTATTGTTAGTAATGATTCTTCCACTCACTCAGTTAAAGTGCCTTTCAAGAAATATGATATCTTCATCAGCTTTAGAGGAGAGGACACTCGCAACTGTTTCACAAGCCATCTTCATGCTGCTGTGTCGAAGCTATGTAAGATAGTTATGTGCTATCAAGAACTTTGATGTCTGATCGAATCCTCTCTTTGTAAAATatcttatatttaaaaataaacaatgttttaaaatttttttataattaaggaCAAAGAAATTAGTAGTTTtgagaaataaaattttgatttagtAAATTTTACGAAAATGACTACTAAGAAAGTAGTCAAGGAAAATAAAAAGCCAGACAGTAGGTAGTGATAATATTAAATAAGGAAATTTTGTTCTCAAATCACATAGGTAGATTTGTTAGGTGTGAAAGGACCAAAAAAAATATAGATTCAAATTTGTACAACTGAtaagagaaaaaggaaaagaaagaaaaaagctaCTAGTATTCAGCATTAACATGATAATGAGAGAGTGTCATAAAGGCATTGTATAAATTTCAAGATAAGGTTATTTTAGGAGTGTGTATCTTCCACAttccacaaccaaagcataaataTTCAGAGATAGCtatggcttcttcttcttctcttaagAAACATGATGTTTTTATCAGTTTCAAAGGTGAAGACACTCGCACCAATTTCACAAGCTTTCTTCATGCTGCTTTGTGTAGAGATCACATTGAAACCTACATAGACTACAGGATCAATAAAGGAGAAGAGGTTTGGGAAGAACTTGAAAAGGCAATTAAAGCATCGACTTTATTTTTGGTTGTGTTTTCAGAAAATTATGCGTCTTCAACGTGGTGTTTGAATGAACTTGTTGAAATAATGGAATGTAACCACGATGAACAAAACAACATTGTCGTGATTCCTGTGTTCTACAAGATTGAACCTTCACACGTGCGAAAGCAGACAGGGAGTTACCACAGGGCGTTGGCGAAACACAAGAGACAAGGCAACAATAAGATTCAAAAGTGGAAGAATGCTCTCTTTGAAATAGCAAATTTATCCGGATTTGATTCTAGTACATATaggtattttcttcttcttcttcttctttgtttgcaAATTCTAATGCTTAATGATCTTTTGCACCATTTTTTTTAGCTATTTCTTTCAATGGTTTAAGGATTGAATACAATTTCTTAAATTACATATTTTgtctaaatattaatttatattcttGTTTTGCTTACTAAATGTTGAACATAATGGAGAGGTTGATGTAATTAACTATTTCATTGAAGCATAACTGAATTATAACTAACTTTTAGTTAGTTATCGACTAGTTAGATGGATGTTTAAGTTTGTTACAAGTTACTTGCTATATAAGTAACCATATTCATGTGTATGAAAGGATGATGATGAGTAATGAAAATTCTGCAACCTATCTTTCCTCTTCACtcgcttttctgcatttttacatGCTTAGCTTGATTCTTAATACTAAAATATtacatgtatatatattttaggaCTGAATCGGATTTGATCGAAGAGATTATCAAAACAGTTTTACTAAAATTGAATCACAAGTATACAAATGAACTCAGATGCTTATTCATACCAGATGAAAACTATTCAAGCATTGAGTCATTAGTAAAATCTGATTCAGGAGAAGTGAAAATAATTGGAATATGGGGCATGGGAGGCATAGGAAAGACAACCCTTGCTGCTGCCATATTTCAGAAGGTCTCTTCCCTATATGAAGGTAGTTGTTTCCTAGAAAATGTTACAAAAGAATCAAAGAGACATGGACTCAGTTACACGTGCAACAAACTTCTTTCTAAGTTACTAAGGGAAGATATTGCGATTGACACTCCCAAAGTAATACCATCTATGGTTATGAGAAGACTCAAAAGCATGAAAGCTTTCATTGTACTAGATGATGTCCATACTCTAGACCTTTTAGAAAGTTTGATTGGAGTAGGGCACAATTGCCTTGGAGCTGGTAGCAGAGTCATTGTGACAACCAGAGATAAGCATGTGTTGATAAGTGGAAGagttcatcaaattcatcaagttAAACAAATGAACTCTCAAAACTCCCTTCAGCTTTTCAGCATGAATGCTTTTGACAAAGTCTTACCTGAGAAAGGATATATGGAACTGTCAAAAAGAGCAATTGATTATGCCAAAGGCAACCCTTTAGCTTTGAAAGTTTTGGGATCTTTTCTTCGTTGTAAAAGTGAAGTTGAATGGAACTGTGCACTAGCTAAACTCAAAGAAATTCCAAACACAGAAATTGATTTGATATTGAGTTGGAGTTATCATGAATTGGATGATAAagagaaaaacatatttttagaCATTGCGTTGTTTTTCAAAGGATATAAAAGGGATAtgataacaaaaatattaaatgagTGTGGTTTCTATGCAGAAATAGGGATAAGGCATCTTTTAGACAAGGCTCTTATAAGAGTTGACTCAAACGAATGCATACAAATGCATGACTTGATACAAGAAATGGGCAAACAAGTTGTTCGAGAACAATCTCCAAAGAATCCCGGACAACGCACTAGATTGTTTGATCCTATGGAAGTTTGTGATGTATTGAGAAATGATAGAGTAAGAAAATATTACTTTGACTTCTGTTCCTAAACACATGTTTTTTTATACAAAAGCTGCAATTTActataaaaataataacatttaCTTTTTATTTCTTCAGGGAACTGAGATGGTTGAAGCTATATTTTTAGATGCTACTGAATTTAAGCCCATAAATTTAAGTCCCAATGCATTTGAGAAGATGCCAAACCTAAGGTTACTTGCTTTTCGAGACTGCAAGGGAATTAAATCTATAAGATTTCCTAGTGGCCTTGATTTATTGCcagaaaatttgagatatttcttTTGGGATGGCTATCCATGTAGATCTCTGCCTCCAACCTATTTTCCTGAAAATCTTGTGGAGTTTACCATGCGAGACAGCAATTTGGAAAAACTTTGGAACGGAGTACTGGTATGCACTGTCCATGTATTtaccttttcttttttcttttctgttttggTAAAagattaagtatttttaaatggaaaatgaaactaaaaaactGAAATATGAAATTTTTATGATTTAAGAAAATATACTAACTTATTTGACCAATTGTATATTGTTACAGAATTTGCCAAACTTAGAGATACTTGATGTTCGGGACTCCAAAAAGATGATAGAGTGTCCAAATGTGTCTGGTTTCCCGAATCTAAAGCATTTACAACTTAGTGGTTGTGTAAGCTTGCCCGaagttgattcatcaatcttccttcTCCAAAAGCTTGAAAAGTTACACATGGCTGGATGCACGACAATTAAAACTCTTTCGAGTAACGCTTGTTCACCAGCTCTCCTTGACTTTGATGCCATGTATTGCAACAATCTGCAAGAGTTCTCAGTCGCATTTGTTTCTGTAGATGGTTTGGATTTGTCTTTACCCAAGTTTGGCGCGAATAAACTTCCATTATCAATAATGCATTTCGAAGATGTTGAAGTGTTTACGAGTCCTATCAGTGATAGTCTTGTGGATCTTCCTGAAAACTTTGCCATTTCTATTTGTCTTGTGAGTGAGAGTGGTGAACATGACGCTTCCATCACTTTACTTAAAGTACTTTCTAGCCCCGCCTTACTGAGTGTAAAAATTTTAATCATTGACCATATTTCTATCTTGTCTAAAATACCAGACAATATCTCCTTACTATCATCATTAGAGTATTTAATACTAGCTAGTATTGCAATTAAAACCTTTCCTGAAACCATTAAGTATCTTCCCCGACTCAAATACCTTGAAGTTATCCGTTGTGATATGCTTCAATCTATACCTGCACTTTCACAGTTCATTCCATATTTCTTTGTCTGGGAATGTGGATCTCTTGAAAAAGTATTGAGTTCAACGAATGAACCATCTGACAAACCCAACCATGGTTTTATGTTCCTTAACTGCACAGAGCTGGATTCACATTCATATCAAATAGTTTTGAACGAAGCTATTGCTGGGATTGAACTTGGATCAAGACTAAATTCAGAAAACGAAGATCCATCTTTAGATCATGATAATGATATTATTATGTACTTCTTACCTGCAATGTCTGGCATGGAGAATTGGTCCAATTACCCTTCTACACAAGCTTCTGTCACTCTTGAGCTTCCTCCCAATTTGTTGGGTTTTGCCTACTACTTGGTTCTTTCTCAAGGAAATGTGGGAGATGGTGTAGATTTTGGATGTGAGTGCTGCTTGGACAACAGTTCAGGTGAAAGGATCTATATAACAAGTTTCAAAAGAGCCTATTTCTCCAGCATATTCTTTTCTTATGTCGATCCTACAATGTACATGAGGTCGGATCATTTGGTTTTATGGTATGATCCAGCAAAATGCAAGCAGATAATGGAAGCAGCTGAAGAAATAAAAGCCAATAATGATGTGAACAACACCAGTTACAACCCAAAACTTACATTTAGATTCTTCATTGAGGAAAGCCTATATAATGAAGTAACTATAGTCGAGTGTGGTTTTCACTGGATATATCCCTTTGAAGGGAGTGCAGTTCCAAATAGAAATGATGATCGAGAAGACTTGAGGTACATAATCTTCCTAGCACTGATTGTACTGATATAACTTCAAAACTTAGTTTTATTTAAACACATCTGCAATTTCTGTTACTGTAATAAATCTGTCTATAAACAGCTATTCACTTGAACGACTCTTGGATTCAATGGAGAGCAGCTGGAGTGGAGAGAAGAAAATTTCAAGTGATTTAAAGAGGCACAACAAATAGTTGACAGAGGCATATGCCTGTTTTCTTAAACTGAATGTTGAATTAAAGAACATGTGGTGTTGGTACACATTATTTATTATCTTGTATTACTTGTACTATAAAAATCTAATAGATTAATGATAATCTtgcttattttttttaatttgtttttaaaatgttttgaaGAGGCAGTTGGCATATCAATATTGCTTTTCTTGGCTCCCACTTCATCATTCTTCTGGTCAGGTACGACTTATGGAGTATCTTTCTCATGGGTTAATCGGTTCTCGCCACTATAGTATGGGCGAGTAAATAATGTCTTAGTTTTCTGGGTCTGCCGTTACGAGCGTTAGGGTGATCTTCTTTACCGTCTAGTAACAAAATTCCGCCCTTTGCCAAACCTGATGAAATAGACTAAGTCTTGTGAAGAGTCGTTTTCTCTTATCAAAGAAGGCTTCCAATGCTTCGGAGGAAACAATGAGGTAAACAAAAAGAGATCCCCTTCCCTAGGGTGGACCAAAATGGGTGGTTGTGACATCACCTCTTTAAGTTTCGTGAAGAAATTATTAAACAGTTGCTTTTTTTTTGCTTAATCTTAATGATGCATCCAACTTATTGCTTTCTTGTGACTTGCTTCAGTCTAATGAGAAATGAGAAATGGGCCAGATGTAGCTTTCTGTTTAATGATCAAAGATTACAGATGCACAATACTTTGTCGTTATTTATGAGCCTATGCTCTTCACTCACTTGTTCTCTAATGGTTGTTCTATGAAACACTCAGTTTCTATCATGTTTTTTCAAGCACCAAGCCCTGAATTATACAACTTAATTGCCAATCTAATCCTTAAACAGCGTAGACTCTGCAATGATACGTATCTATTTAAACGTGAAAATCACAAGTTAGTTAAGATTACAAGTCACAATAAAGGTAATGGCGGGAAGAATATTGATCACGGCAATGACAAGGTTGCTTCTATGTAAAATAGCTTATTGATATTAATGTGTTTCAATATGTGTATATATAGTATCTTTTTGACATTATCAATATACATAACACAATAGCACCTGTAATTGTCTTATAGCTAATTATACATGAGAGTGTCAGGAGACTTGCTTGCTGGTCAAGAAATGGTGGATACTACGTCACAGATACAAAAGTAAGTTTGACATTTATATTGATTTCTTGTTTGGCTTAGGATCATATGATAAAATCAGTTAGCTTTAACTTTTAGTTCTAATGAATGATCATACTATAACTTTTACATATATATCAGGTCACCCAGTTTTGTCCAAAATAGGCACGGTCTAAATTTGACCACATATTATTGAGTTTGTTCAGT from Vicia villosa cultivar HV-30 ecotype Madison, WI unplaced genomic scaffold, Vvil1.0 ctg.000060F_1_1, whole genome shotgun sequence harbors:
- the LOC131623341 gene encoding disease resistance protein RPV1-like; translated protein: MASSSSLKKHDVFISFKGEDTRTNFTSFLHAALCRDHIETYIDYRINKGEEVWEELEKAIKASTLFLVVFSENYASSTWCLNELVEIMECNHDEQNNIVVIPVFYKIEPSHVRKQTGSYHRALAKHKRQGNNKIQKWKNALFEIANLSGFDSSTYRTESDLIEEIIKTVLLKLNHKYTNELRCLFIPDENYSSIESLVKSDSGEVKIIGIWGMGGIGKTTLAAAIFQKVSSLYEGSCFLENVTKESKRHGLSYTCNKLLSKLLREDIAIDTPKVIPSMVMRRLKSMKAFIVLDDVHTLDLLESLIGVGHNCLGAGSRVIVTTRDKHVLISGRVHQIHQVKQMNSQNSLQLFSMNAFDKVLPEKGYMELSKRAIDYAKGNPLALKVLGSFLRCKSEVEWNCALAKLKEIPNTEIDLILSWSYHELDDKEKNIFLDIALFFKGYKRDMITKILNECGFYAEIGIRHLLDKALIRVDSNECIQMHDLIQEMGKQVVREQSPKNPGQRTRLFDPMEVCDVLRNDRGTEMVEAIFLDATEFKPINLSPNAFEKMPNLRLLAFRDCKGIKSIRFPSGLDLLPENLRYFFWDGYPCRSLPPTYFPENLVEFTMRDSNLEKLWNGVLNLPNLEILDVRDSKKMIECPNVSGFPNLKHLQLSGCVSLPEVDSSIFLLQKLEKLHMAGCTTIKTLSSNACSPALLDFDAMYCNNLQEFSVAFVSVDGLDLSLPKFGANKLPLSIMHFEDVEVFTSPISDSLVDLPENFAISICLVSESGEHDASITLLKVLSSPALLSVKILIIDHISILSKIPDNISLLSSLEYLILASIAIKTFPETIKYLPRLKYLEVIRCDMLQSIPALSQFIPYFFVWECGSLEKVLSSTNEPSDKPNHGFMFLNCTELDSHSYQIVLNEAIAGIELGSRLNSENEDPSLDHDNDIIMYFLPAMSGMENWSNYPSTQASVTLELPPNLLGFAYYLVLSQGNVGDGVDFGCECCLDNSSGERIYITSFKRAYFSSIFFSYVDPTMYMRSDHLVLWYDPAKCKQIMEAAEEIKANNDVNNTSYNPKLTFRFFIEESLYNEVTIVECGFHWIYPFEGSAVPNRNDDREDLSYSLERLLDSMESSWSGEKKISSDLKRHNK